The following proteins come from a genomic window of Lolium rigidum isolate FL_2022 chromosome 5, APGP_CSIRO_Lrig_0.1, whole genome shotgun sequence:
- the LOC124656399 gene encoding putative disease resistance protein RGA4: MHDLVHDLTRQILQNEIILTSTKNTNDHSPRCIYLSLTSCTDKVDSKLFSKVRSLYASGDTFATNKPIRKSCSVRSAILEDINDTSIPLLIPKFEYLAYLRISGANCREILEAITGCWNLQALYIIYCFKLAMLPESIGNLKRLKILELSWVVALVSLPQSIGDCQSLESLHLIKCGQLREIPESIAKNEMLRVLNIVNCSYLCQLPSESLGILRNLRAINLTGCVSLEDLPSSFACDELHTLKLTGLTRLRVLPQCITLLSNLEHLDLGYCNELVELPEGIGNLKRLEVLNIEGCRSLWGMPAGFGKLTRLRKLFGLFVVGDTGEDARISELGDLDRLSGLLEIEGIRCVKDPYDAEKAYLKGKHGIQKLKLNWLSWENWIETSTEEDIDMERELRVLNALEPPSVIKELEILNYHGLHLPCWMTNGRHNCTVDIKSNQTVDLPHFPHLTGMVLYHFPKLKHLSRLVGLPLLKTLKLSECDSLESISAGPFPSLRELNISKMYRLLELSTMTRIILADDDRVTQCRNQEVQCCFPHLSTLHIEYCPKLNVKPWFPASLESLTLERSNGQLLFPGSSVHSVHSVGDESEPHFFSNTNGVSYSSLLKELRLQRLKGSSSGSGWESIGHLTALKSLEIEECSELMQLPDSIGNLSSLLSLRILSCENLMELPEGIQHLNSLQELHILQCGSFHKLPEAGIGGLRSLRSLRVEFLPALSCLPRSIRGLSSLTYLQIHFCTALHRLPGELWELRSLQTLEIFGLSALTCLPESMECLTSIRTIDIGSCDALTELPKCIGQLSTLRSLRIHYCRALASLPCSIQDLSALQELDIARSPHLARRCKQGSGEDWHLISHIPHVNIINDD; the protein is encoded by the coding sequence ATGCATGACCTTGTTCATGATCTCACTCGGCAAATTTTACAGAATGAAATAATCCTTACATCAACGAAGAACACTAATGATCATAGCCCAAGATGCATATATTTATCTTTAACCTCATGCACTGACAAGGTTGACAGTAAGTTATTTAGCAAGGTTCGTTCTCTGTATGCTAGTGGAGATACCTTTGCAACCAATAAGCCAATCAGAAAGAGTTGCTCTGTGCGCAGTGCTATTCTAGAGGATATAAATGATACTTCTATCCCACTGCTCATACCAAAGTTTGAATATCTTGCATATCTTAGAATCTCCGGGGCCAACTGCAGAGAAATACTAGAAGCAATCACAGGTTGTTGGAACTTGCAAGCCCTTTATATCATATATTGCTTTAAACTCGCGATGTTACCCGAGTCTATTGGAAATCTCAAAAGGTTAAAAATTCTAGAGTTGTCATGGGTTGTGGCTCTTGTTAGTTTGCCTCAGTCTATTGGTGATTGCCAAAGTCTTGAAAGCTTGCACCTGATTAAATGTGGACAGCTAAGAGAAATACCAGAGTCCATAGCTAAAAATGAAATGTTACGGGTTCTTAATATTGTCAATTGTTCGTATTTGTGCCAACTGCCATCAGAATCTTTGGGGATTCTACGTAACTTACGGGCTATCAACTTAACAGGATGTGTGAGTCTCGAAGACCTGCCCAGTTCATTTGCTTGTGATGAGTTACATACTCTTAAACTCACTGGATTGACTAGACTTAGAGTACTACCTCAGTGCATCACTTTACTGAGTAATCTAGAACATCTAGACCTTGGGTACTGCAATGAGCTAGTTGAGTTGCCTGAAGGTATAGGGAACTTAAAGAGGCTTGAGGTTTTGAATATAGAAGGATGTCGCAGTCTGTGGGGCATGCCAGCAGGGTTTGGGAAGCTGACTCGCCTACGAAAGCTGTTTGGCTTGTTTGTTGTAGGAGATACTGGAGAGGACGCAAGAATATCAGAGCTTGGGGATCTTGACAGGTTAAGTGGTTTATTGGAAATTGAGGGTATTAGGTGTGTGAAAGATCCCTATGATGCAGAAAAGGCTTACTTGAAGGGAAAGCATGGCATACAAAAGTTGAAGCTAAACTGGTTGTCTTGGGAGAATTGGATTGAGACTAGTACGGAAGAAGATATTGATATGGAACGtgagctgagagtgcttaatgctcTTGAACCACCATCTGTAATAAAGGAGCTGGAAATTCTTAATTATCATGGTTTACATTTACCATGTTGGATGACCAATGGAAGGCATAACTGCACAGTGGACATAAAATCCAATCAAACTGTTGATCTACCTCATTTCCCTCATCTAACTGGAATGGTACTATATCATTTCCCCAAGTTGAAGCATTTGTCAAGACTTGTAGGGCTACCTTTGTTGAAGACGCTCAAGCTAAGTGAATGTGACTCCCTTGAGAGTATCAGCGCCGGCCCCTTCCCATCACTCAGGGAGCTAAATATTTCTAAAATGTATCGTTTGTTGGAATTGTCAACAATGACAAGGATAATATTGGCTGACGATGACAGAGTAACTCAATGCCGCAATCAGGAAGTACAGTGTTGTTTCCCTCACCTTTCCACTCTACACATTGAATATTGCCCGAAATTGAATGTGAAGCCTTGGTTTCCAGCATCGCTGGAGAGTTTGACATTAGAAAGAAGCAACGGGCAGCTTCTATTCCCGGGCAGCTCCGTTCATTCAGTTCATTCTGTTGGGGACGAATCAGAACCACATTTCTTCAGCAATACTAATGGGGTCTCCTATTCGAGCCTCCTCAAGGAACTAAGGCTACAGAGGTTGAAAGGTTCGTCGTCTGGATCTGGTTGGGAATCAATAGGGCACCTCACTGCGCTGAAATCACTAGAGATTGAGGAATGCAGTGAGCTGATGCAATTACCTGACAGCATCGGTAACCTCTCCTCACTGCTAAGCTTAAGAATCCTTAGTTGCGAAAATCTGATGGAGTTGCCGGAGGGGATTCAGCACCTCAACTCCCTGCAAGAACTACATATATTACAATGTGGCTCCTTTCACAAGCTGCCGGAAGCAGGAATCGGGGGCCTCCGTTCTCTTCGTAGTCTTCGTGTCGAGTTTCTGCCAGCCCTCAGCTGCCTGCCCCGATCCATACGGGGCCTCTCCTCGCTGACGTATCTTCAGATACATTTCTGCACCGCCCTTCATCGACTTCCTGGAGAACTCTGGGAACTCCGCTCTCTCCAAACCCTCGAGATCTTTGGTCTGTCTGCTCTAACTTGCCTTCCCGAGTCCATGGAGTGCCTCACCTCGATCCGTACCATTGACATCGGTTCATGTGATGCTCTCACCGAGTTGCCAAAGTGCATCGGACAACTCTCTACACTTCGATCACTTCGGATCCATTATTGCCGCGCCCTCGCATCCTTGCCGTGCTCCATACAAGACCTTTCTGCTCTACAAGAATTGGACATCGCTCGCAGCCCTCATCTGGCTAGGCGTTGCAAGCAAGGATCGGGAGAGGATTGGCACCTCATTTCCCATATACCTCACGTGAACATAATAAACGATGACTAG
- the LOC124656400 gene encoding 40S ribosomal protein S16-like → MPGILLSVDFILQSARCGQCVVAWDTIDYGGLGILNLKILNDAFRSRFKDIDMRISVRGGGKTSQIYAICQAIAKALVAYYQKYVDEAAKKEVKDIFGRYDRTLLVADPRRCEPKKFGGRGARARFQKSYR, encoded by the coding sequence ATGCCAGGCATCCTTTTGTCCGTGGACTTCATACTACAGAGTGCAAGGTGTGGACAATGTGTGGTTGCTTGGGACACCATTGATTATGGTGGACTGGGAATTCTCAATCTGAAGATCCTTAATGACGCATTCCGCTCCCGCTTCAAGGACATCGACATGAGGATCAGCGTCCGCGGCGGCGGTAAGACCTCCCAGATCTACGCCATCTGCCAGGCCATCGCCAAGGCGCTCGTCGCATACTACCAGAAGTACGTCGACGAGGCCGCCAAGAAGGAGGTCAAGGACATCTTCGGCCGCTACGACCGCACCCTCCTCGTCGCCGACCCACGTCGCTGCGAGCCCAAGAAGTTCGGAGGACGCGGCGCCCGCGCAAGGTTCCAGAAGTCGTACCGTTAA
- the LOC124656398 gene encoding putative disease resistance protein RGA3, with the protein MIDGHLPPIISRSCIHELRGFTSMEAALVSGLFKLAGVKLLPLISSEFASIMGVKKDLCELERLFREITSRLSAVGDKITDSDPSFYWLKDLKDVAYDFDDLLYRLEAEKYKVDMDGNKHDMASWFCAKPKSALSRLEMAQEIKKIKKRFAEIVKQRTDVNAITNSLVAEHPLRHVNKTIGEMSILVNIDETKVFGRDEVRHKIVSKLVNSNTQEKISVISIVGLGGSGKTTLAKYICQDNKIMEHFESTWWIHVSKESDVEKLIGKLFESVANEKSELHTLQHMSRIISERLSETKFLLVFDDVWNGDQHEWEQFEQHFNRGAPGSKILLTTRDGKVAEVVKSAEIFNLAFLSDGDSWKLCQQSSGWAEEGLDSEFIEVGKEIVKKCAGVPIAIKSLGGVLRNKRHIREWRALRDSDLLNDLDIKDRVLGSLRLSYFHLSDNLKQCFLLCSIFPKGYFIYKDDLISLWTAHGFVNPRIGGQLPEDV; encoded by the exons ATGATAGATGGTCATCTGCCACCTATAATCAGCAGAAGTTGCATCCACGAGCTACG AGGGTTCACCAGTATGGAGGCCGCTTTAGTATCGGGATTGTTCAAGCTAGCAGGAGTCAAACTACTTCCTCTGATAAGCAGTGAGTTTGCCTCCATAATGGGTGTTAAGAAAGATCTCTGCGAGCTTGAACGCCTGTTTCGAGAAATCACAAGTAGGCTGTCAGCTGTTGGGGATAAAATAACAGATAGTGATCCATCATTTTACTGGCTCAAAGACTTGAAAGATGTTGCTTATGATTTTGATGACCTGCTGTATCGGCTGGAAGCTGAGAAATACAAGGTGGACATGGATGGTAACAAGCATGATATGGCTAGCTGGTTCTGTGCAAAACCGAAGTCCGCGCTGTCCCGACTCGAGATGGCCCAGGAGATCAAGAAAATCAAGAAGAGGTTTGCTGAGATTGTGAAGCAGAGAACTGATGTCAATGCAATAACAAATAGTTTAGTTGCCGAGCATCCTCTTCGACATGTAAACAAGACAATCGGGGAGATGTCAATATTGGTCAATATAGATGAGACAAAGGTATTTGGTAGGGATGAGGTCAGGCATAAGATCGTATCTAAGCTAGTAAACTCTAATACCCAAGAGAAGATCTCGGTAATTTCTATCGTTGGACTAGGTGGGTCCGGCAAAACTACCCTGGCTAAATACATCTGCCAGGATAACAAGATAATGGAGCATTTTGAATCTACTTGGTGGATTCATGTGTCTAAAGAATCTGATGTGGAGAAGCTCATTGGAAAGCTTTTCGAATCTGTCGCTAATGAGAAATCGGAGCTTCATACCTTGCAGCACATGAGCAGAATAATTTCAGAAAGGTTGAGCGAAACGAAGTTTCTGCTTGTCTTCGATGACGTTTGGAATGGGGACCAACACGAGTGGGAGCAGTTTGAGCAACATTTCAACAGAGGTGCACCTGGAAGCAAAATTTTGCTCACTACTCGTGATGGAAAAGTTGCTGAAGTGGTAAAATCTGCAGAAATATTCAATTTGGCCTTCTTATCAGATGGTGACAGCTGGAAGTTGTGTCAACAGAGTTCTGGATGGGCCGAGGAAGGTTTAGACTCCGAGTTCATAGAAGTTGGAAAAGAAATTGTGAAGAAATGTGCTGGGGTGCCAAtagcaattaaatctctggggggTGTCCTCCGTAACAAGAGACACATAAGGGAATGGAGGGCTTTGAGAGATAGTGATTTACTGAATGACTTGGATATAAAAGACAGAGTTTTGGGGTCCTTGAGATTGAGCTATTTTCATCTGTCAGATAATCTTAAGCAGTGTTTTTTGCTTTGCTCTATATTTCCAAAAGGCTACTTTATCTACAAAGATGACTTGATTTCCCTATGGACAGCACATGGATTTGTCAATCCGAGGATTGGGGGCCAACTACCAGAAGATGTCTGA